The following proteins are co-located in the Triticum aestivum cultivar Chinese Spring chromosome 1A, IWGSC CS RefSeq v2.1, whole genome shotgun sequence genome:
- the LOC123182794 gene encoding uncharacterized protein isoform X1, whose translation MHCCGGILICHCLKAAMSKEADYVVCNPATEEMWAVLPVPSKNLSTAHLCFDPAVPRCFKVFLFVQSFEGIQRVEVYSSETGQWTSMQSQWSHDILLMGKHSECVFFNDTLHLVADNMIGFMIQEGKVIRSMVTVHTEGKAWRSIRMPDDIHNGFIGQSQGRIYATRLENGDDCCLSVWVLKDYATGEWTLKCTASIPELLGRPHRRHSELYTLVAIHPECSLIYLAGGVRLENTLMSYDMDSGELQIPWAKSACMVSNNTNTCYTENRVIFYLPFVGEENNTTAQLIK comes from the coding sequence ATGCACTGCTGCGGCGGCATCCTCATCTGCCACTGCTTGAAGGCGGCCATGAGCAAGGAGGCGGACTACGTCGTGTGCAACCCCGCGACGGAGGAGATGTGGGCCGTGCTGCCCGTGCCCTCCAAGAACCTCAGCACCGCCCACCTGTGTTTCGACCCGGCCGTCCCCCGCTGTTTCAAGGTGTTCCTGTTCGTGCAAAGTTTTGAGGGGATCCAGAGGGTGGAGGTCTACTCTTCGGAGACCGGGCAGTGGACCTCCATGCAGAGCCAGTGGAGCCATGATATTCTCCTCATGGGGAAGCATTCAGAATGTGTATTCTTCAATGACACCCTGCATCTGGTTGCCGACAATATGATCGGGTTTATGATCCAGGAGGGGAAAGTGATACGCTCCATGGTTACAGTGCACACGGAGGGGAAAGCCTGGAGGAGCATCAGAATGCCGGATGACATCCATAATGGTTTCATCGGGCAGTCACAGGGGCGCATATACGCCACACGCTTAGAAAACGGAGATGATTGTTGTCTATCGGTCTGGGTTCTTAAAGATTATGCTACGGGAGAGTGGACTCTGAAGTGTACCGCCAGCATTCCCGAACTGCTAGGAAGGCCTCACCGCAGGCACAGCGAACTCTACACGTTGGTCGCGATCCATCCCGAGTGCAGCTTGATCTATCTAGCAGGCGGGGTGAGGCTGGAAAACACACTTATGTCGTACGATATGGATAGCGGTGAGTTGCAGATCCCTTGGGCGAAATCTGCTTGCATGGTGTCAAACAACACCAATACGTGCTACACTGAGAACAGGGttatattttatttgccttttgtaGGGGAAGAGAATAACACAACTGCACAACTCATTAAGTGA
- the LOC123182794 gene encoding uncharacterized protein isoform X2, with translation MEKMKEEEEQQHPAAAEILSRAGSQVQQQAGYRTGKVEDEQPERLWTDLLPKIHREILSRVPYRSLCRFRCVSKAWLALCSDPAVRRRSPQTLSGFFCYSQLDVGGGQSREGLSFLNLSGWGRPLVDDPSLRFVRG, from the coding sequence AtggagaagatgaaggaggaggaggagcagcagcatccggcggcggcggagatcctaTCGCGGGCAGGTTCGCAGGTACAGCAGCAGGCCGGGTACAGGACGGGGAAGGTGGAGGATGAGCAGCCGGAGAGACTTTGGACGGACCTTCTGCCTAAGATCCACCGGGAGATCCTGTCGCGGGTGCCATACCGGTCGCTGTGCCGCTTCAGATGCGTGTCGAAGGCGTGGCTGGCGCTCTGCTCCGACCCGGCCGTCCGCAGGAGGTCGCCGCAGACGCTCTCCGGCTTCTTCTGCTACTCCCAACTCGACGTCGGCGGCGGCCAGAGCCGCGAAGGCCTCAGCTTCCTCAACCTCTCCGGGTGGGGCCGGCCGCTGGTCGACGACCCCTCCCTCCGATTCGTGCGCGGCTAG